One Cicer arietinum cultivar CDC Frontier isolate Library 1 chromosome 8, Cicar.CDCFrontier_v2.0, whole genome shotgun sequence DNA segment encodes these proteins:
- the LOC140919066 gene encoding uncharacterized protein produces the protein MSKAKYIVEGGSSNRPPFFDGSYYYFWKNKMQLFLKSQDTGMWRIITNGDFIPRVDQDDSNSVMKKETYWTTDDKTKVLLNSKAQLFLSCALSREESERVDECTTAKEVWDTLQTHHEGISHVKETRIDIGIRKFELFEMQEGETIDEMYSRFTTIVNEMRSLSKAYTVQERVRKIMRCLPIIWRPMVTAISQSQES, from the coding sequence atgtcgaaagcaaagtacattgttgaaggaggatcttcaaacagaccaccattctttgatggatcatattactacttttggaaaaataagATGCAGCTGTTTCTAAAGTCTCAAgatacaggaatgtggcgcatcattacaaatggagacttcataccaagggttgatcaagatgactcaaACTCTGTCATGAAGAAAGAAACATACTGGACAACTgatgataaaactaaggtacttctaaattctaaagctcagttattcttatcatgtgctttaagcagggaagaaagtgaaagagtagatgaatgcacaactgcaaaagaagtttgggatacactgcaaactcaccatgaaggaataagccatgtcaaagaaactaggatagacattggcataaggaaattcgaactattcgaaatgcaagaaggagaaaccattgatgaaatgtactcaagattcacaacaatagtaaatgaaatgcgttccCTTAGCAAAGCTTACACagttcaagaaagagtaagaaagatcatgaggtgtcttccaattatatggagaccaatggtaacagctataagcCAAAGCCAAGAATCTTGA